From one Arachis duranensis cultivar V14167 unplaced genomic scaffold, aradu.V14167.gnm2.J7QH unplaced_Scaffold_77201, whole genome shotgun sequence genomic stretch:
- the LOC107472160 gene encoding uncharacterized protein LOC107472160 isoform X3: MASSMLGPPPTARDFCRVTPMATHCLFFPSPNFRRRSITHRSTFSSHSIFFGASLKVHTNRNQLGRFSRSPTPIYCSSQEFDVVIVGAGIIGLTIARQFLTSSDLSVAIVDKALPCSGATGAGQGYLWMAHKTPGSDIWDLTWRSHQLWKMLAESLKEQGLNPTVELGWKKTGSLLVGRTKAQLDMLKGRVKQLNEAGLKAEYLCNSDLSEQEPDLFVDKDSAGAFLPDDCQLDAYLTVSYIEKVNRSFASKGRYAEFYNQPVKCFIRSNSNGEVKAIETLSHTLHSKKGIIVAAGCWTGCLMQDSFRNWGMELDVPVRPRKGHLLVLQNFDYLQLNHGLMEAGYVDHPTLSDIESSEDGRSLSVSMTATVDAAGNLLIGSSREFVGFSTELDESVVRYIWKRVAEFFPKLELLSLSNLSANRKVRIGLRPYMPDGKPMIGPVPGLSNVYLAAGHEGGGLSMALGTAEMVADTVLGHPTKVDCAPFAVHRVLD; this comes from the exons ATGGCTAGTTCAATGTTAGGTCCGCCGCCCACTGCCCGCGACTTCTGTAGAGTAACGCCGATGGCTACACACTGCTTGTTCTTCCCGAGCCCTAACTTTCGCAGGCGCAGCATCACTCACCGTTCCACATTTTCCTCACACTCCATCTTCTTTGGCGCTTCACTTAAAGTCCATACCAATAGAAACCAGCTGGGTCGGTTCTCTCGCAGCCCCACTCCCATTTATTGTTCTTCTCAAGAGTTTGATGTTGTGATTGTCGGCGCTGGCATCATTGGTTTGACCATTGCTCGTCAGTTCTTGACCTCTTCCGACCTGTCCGTAGCCATCGTTGACAAAGCTCTCCCTTGTTCCGGTGCCACTGGCgcag GGCAGGGATATCTTTGGATGGCACACAAAACTCCTGGGAGTGATATATGGGATCTAACTTGGAGAAGCCATCAATTGTGGAAGATGCTGGCAGAAAGCCTAAAAGAGCAAGGCCTGAATCCTACGGTGGAGCTGGGTTGGAAAAAAACAG GAAGCCTTTTAGTTGGTAGAACAAAGGCTCAGTTAGACATGCTGAAAGGGAGAGTGAAACAGCTTAATGAAGCTGGGTTGAAAGCAGAGTATTTGTGTAATAGTGATTTGTCCGAGCAGGAACCTGATCTCTTTGTGGACAAAGACAGTGCTGGTGCATTTCTACCAGATGACTGCCAATTGGATGCTTATCTTACAGTTTCATATATTGAAAAG GTTAACAGGAGTTTTGCATCAAAAGGAAGATATGCAGAATTTTATAATCAGCCAGTAAAATGTTTCATCAG GTCAAATAGTAATGGAGAGGTTAAAGCTATTGAAACTTTGAGTCATACATTACACAGTAAGAAGGGAATTATTGTTGCAGCTGGTTGTTGGACCGGTTGTTTGATGCAGGATTCGTTTAGAAATTGGGGAATGGAATTAGACGTTCCTGTAAGGCCCAGAAAG GGTCACCTACTTGTGCTTCAGAACTTTGATTACCTTCAATTGAATCATGGGTTGATGGAGGCAGGTTATGTTGATCATCCAACACTTTCTGATATAGAATCCTCTGAAGATGGACGATCTTTATCTGTTTCAATGACGGCAACCGTGGATGCAGCAGGAAATCTTCTCATTG GGAGTAGCCGTGAATTTGTTGGTTTCAGCACAGAATTGGATGAATCTGTTGTCAGATATATATGGAAGCGGGTTGCAGAATTCTTTCCCAAATTGGAATTGCTTTCCCTTTCTAATCTAAGTGCAAATAGAAAAGTCAGAATAGGATTACGACCCTACA TGCCTGATGGGAAGCCAATGATTGGGCCTGTGCCTGGCCTCTCAAATGTTTACCTTGCCGCAGGACACGAAGGGGGAGGGCTTTCGATG
- the LOC107472160 gene encoding uncharacterized protein LOC107472160 isoform X1, translating into MASSMLGPPPTARDFCRVTPMATHCLFFPSPNFRRRSITHRSTFSSHSIFFGASLKVHTNRNQLGRFSRSPTPIYCSSQEFDVVIVGAGIIGLTIARQFLTSSDLSVAIVDKALPCSGATGAGQGYLWMAHKTPGSDIWDLTWRSHQLWKMLAESLKEQGLNPTVELGWKKTGSLLVGRTKAQLDMLKGRVKQLNEAGLKAEYLCNSDLSEQEPDLFVDKDSAGAFLPDDCQLDAYLTVSYIEKVNRSFASKGRYAEFYNQPVKCFIRSNSNGEVKAIETLSHTLHSKKGIIVAAGCWTGCLMQDSFRNWGMELDVPVRPRKGHLLVLQNFDYLQLNHGLMEAGYVDHPTLSDIESSEDGRSLSVSMTATVDAAGNLLIGSSREFVGFSTELDESVVRYIWKRVAEFFPKLELLSLSNLSANRKVRIGLRPYMPDGKPMIGPVPGLSNVYLRIYFTFIKIFDLHNIYTAVPDGKPMIGPVPGLSNVYLAAGHEGGGLSMALGTAEMVADTVLGHPTKVDCAPFAVHRVLD; encoded by the exons ATGGCTAGTTCAATGTTAGGTCCGCCGCCCACTGCCCGCGACTTCTGTAGAGTAACGCCGATGGCTACACACTGCTTGTTCTTCCCGAGCCCTAACTTTCGCAGGCGCAGCATCACTCACCGTTCCACATTTTCCTCACACTCCATCTTCTTTGGCGCTTCACTTAAAGTCCATACCAATAGAAACCAGCTGGGTCGGTTCTCTCGCAGCCCCACTCCCATTTATTGTTCTTCTCAAGAGTTTGATGTTGTGATTGTCGGCGCTGGCATCATTGGTTTGACCATTGCTCGTCAGTTCTTGACCTCTTCCGACCTGTCCGTAGCCATCGTTGACAAAGCTCTCCCTTGTTCCGGTGCCACTGGCgcag GGCAGGGATATCTTTGGATGGCACACAAAACTCCTGGGAGTGATATATGGGATCTAACTTGGAGAAGCCATCAATTGTGGAAGATGCTGGCAGAAAGCCTAAAAGAGCAAGGCCTGAATCCTACGGTGGAGCTGGGTTGGAAAAAAACAG GAAGCCTTTTAGTTGGTAGAACAAAGGCTCAGTTAGACATGCTGAAAGGGAGAGTGAAACAGCTTAATGAAGCTGGGTTGAAAGCAGAGTATTTGTGTAATAGTGATTTGTCCGAGCAGGAACCTGATCTCTTTGTGGACAAAGACAGTGCTGGTGCATTTCTACCAGATGACTGCCAATTGGATGCTTATCTTACAGTTTCATATATTGAAAAG GTTAACAGGAGTTTTGCATCAAAAGGAAGATATGCAGAATTTTATAATCAGCCAGTAAAATGTTTCATCAG GTCAAATAGTAATGGAGAGGTTAAAGCTATTGAAACTTTGAGTCATACATTACACAGTAAGAAGGGAATTATTGTTGCAGCTGGTTGTTGGACCGGTTGTTTGATGCAGGATTCGTTTAGAAATTGGGGAATGGAATTAGACGTTCCTGTAAGGCCCAGAAAG GGTCACCTACTTGTGCTTCAGAACTTTGATTACCTTCAATTGAATCATGGGTTGATGGAGGCAGGTTATGTTGATCATCCAACACTTTCTGATATAGAATCCTCTGAAGATGGACGATCTTTATCTGTTTCAATGACGGCAACCGTGGATGCAGCAGGAAATCTTCTCATTG GGAGTAGCCGTGAATTTGTTGGTTTCAGCACAGAATTGGATGAATCTGTTGTCAGATATATATGGAAGCGGGTTGCAGAATTCTTTCCCAAATTGGAATTGCTTTCCCTTTCTAATCTAAGTGCAAATAGAAAAGTCAGAATAGGATTACGACCCTACA TGCCTGATGGGAAGCCAATGATTGGGCCTGTGCCTGGCCTCTCAAATGTTTACCTTAGAATATATTTCACTTTCATCAAAATATTTGACTTGCATAACATTTACACTGCAGTGCCTGATGGGAAGCCAATGATTGGGCCTGTGCCTGGCCTCTCAAATGTTTACCTTGCCGCAGGACACGAAGGGGGAGGGCTTTCGATG
- the LOC107472160 gene encoding uncharacterized protein LOC107472160 isoform X2, with protein sequence MASSMLGPPPTARDFCRVTPMATHCLFFPSPNFRRRSITHRSTFSSHSIFFGASLKVHTNRNQLGRFSRSPTPIYCSSQEFDVVIVGAGIIGLTIARQFLTSSDLSVAIVDKALPCSGATGAGQGYLWMAHKTPGSDIWDLTWRSHQLWKMLAESLKEQGLNPTVELGWKKTGSLLVGRTKAQLDMLKGRVKQLNEAGLKAEYLCNSDLSEQEPDLFVDKDSAGAFLPDDCQLDAYLTVSYIEKVNRSFASKGRYAEFYNQPVKCFISNGEVKAIETLSHTLHSKKGIIVAAGCWTGCLMQDSFRNWGMELDVPVRPRKGHLLVLQNFDYLQLNHGLMEAGYVDHPTLSDIESSEDGRSLSVSMTATVDAAGNLLIGSSREFVGFSTELDESVVRYIWKRVAEFFPKLELLSLSNLSANRKVRIGLRPYMPDGKPMIGPVPGLSNVYLRIYFTFIKIFDLHNIYTAVPDGKPMIGPVPGLSNVYLAAGHEGGGLSMALGTAEMVADTVLGHPTKVDCAPFAVHRVLD encoded by the exons ATGGCTAGTTCAATGTTAGGTCCGCCGCCCACTGCCCGCGACTTCTGTAGAGTAACGCCGATGGCTACACACTGCTTGTTCTTCCCGAGCCCTAACTTTCGCAGGCGCAGCATCACTCACCGTTCCACATTTTCCTCACACTCCATCTTCTTTGGCGCTTCACTTAAAGTCCATACCAATAGAAACCAGCTGGGTCGGTTCTCTCGCAGCCCCACTCCCATTTATTGTTCTTCTCAAGAGTTTGATGTTGTGATTGTCGGCGCTGGCATCATTGGTTTGACCATTGCTCGTCAGTTCTTGACCTCTTCCGACCTGTCCGTAGCCATCGTTGACAAAGCTCTCCCTTGTTCCGGTGCCACTGGCgcag GGCAGGGATATCTTTGGATGGCACACAAAACTCCTGGGAGTGATATATGGGATCTAACTTGGAGAAGCCATCAATTGTGGAAGATGCTGGCAGAAAGCCTAAAAGAGCAAGGCCTGAATCCTACGGTGGAGCTGGGTTGGAAAAAAACAG GAAGCCTTTTAGTTGGTAGAACAAAGGCTCAGTTAGACATGCTGAAAGGGAGAGTGAAACAGCTTAATGAAGCTGGGTTGAAAGCAGAGTATTTGTGTAATAGTGATTTGTCCGAGCAGGAACCTGATCTCTTTGTGGACAAAGACAGTGCTGGTGCATTTCTACCAGATGACTGCCAATTGGATGCTTATCTTACAGTTTCATATATTGAAAAG GTTAACAGGAGTTTTGCATCAAAAGGAAGATATGCAGAATTTTATAATCAGCCAGTAAAATGTTTCATCAG TAATGGAGAGGTTAAAGCTATTGAAACTTTGAGTCATACATTACACAGTAAGAAGGGAATTATTGTTGCAGCTGGTTGTTGGACCGGTTGTTTGATGCAGGATTCGTTTAGAAATTGGGGAATGGAATTAGACGTTCCTGTAAGGCCCAGAAAG GGTCACCTACTTGTGCTTCAGAACTTTGATTACCTTCAATTGAATCATGGGTTGATGGAGGCAGGTTATGTTGATCATCCAACACTTTCTGATATAGAATCCTCTGAAGATGGACGATCTTTATCTGTTTCAATGACGGCAACCGTGGATGCAGCAGGAAATCTTCTCATTG GGAGTAGCCGTGAATTTGTTGGTTTCAGCACAGAATTGGATGAATCTGTTGTCAGATATATATGGAAGCGGGTTGCAGAATTCTTTCCCAAATTGGAATTGCTTTCCCTTTCTAATCTAAGTGCAAATAGAAAAGTCAGAATAGGATTACGACCCTACA TGCCTGATGGGAAGCCAATGATTGGGCCTGTGCCTGGCCTCTCAAATGTTTACCTTAGAATATATTTCACTTTCATCAAAATATTTGACTTGCATAACATTTACACTGCAGTGCCTGATGGGAAGCCAATGATTGGGCCTGTGCCTGGCCTCTCAAATGTTTACCTTGCCGCAGGACACGAAGGGGGAGGGCTTTCGATG
- the LOC107472160 gene encoding uncharacterized protein LOC107472160 isoform X4: MAHKTPGSDIWDLTWRSHQLWKMLAESLKEQGLNPTVELGWKKTGSLLVGRTKAQLDMLKGRVKQLNEAGLKAEYLCNSDLSEQEPDLFVDKDSAGAFLPDDCQLDAYLTVSYIEKVNRSFASKGRYAEFYNQPVKCFIRSNSNGEVKAIETLSHTLHSKKGIIVAAGCWTGCLMQDSFRNWGMELDVPVRPRKGHLLVLQNFDYLQLNHGLMEAGYVDHPTLSDIESSEDGRSLSVSMTATVDAAGNLLIGSSREFVGFSTELDESVVRYIWKRVAEFFPKLELLSLSNLSANRKVRIGLRPYMPDGKPMIGPVPGLSNVYLRIYFTFIKIFDLHNIYTAVPDGKPMIGPVPGLSNVYLAAGHEGGGLSMALGTAEMVADTVLGHPTKVDCAPFAVHRVLD; this comes from the exons ATGGCACACAAAACTCCTGGGAGTGATATATGGGATCTAACTTGGAGAAGCCATCAATTGTGGAAGATGCTGGCAGAAAGCCTAAAAGAGCAAGGCCTGAATCCTACGGTGGAGCTGGGTTGGAAAAAAACAG GAAGCCTTTTAGTTGGTAGAACAAAGGCTCAGTTAGACATGCTGAAAGGGAGAGTGAAACAGCTTAATGAAGCTGGGTTGAAAGCAGAGTATTTGTGTAATAGTGATTTGTCCGAGCAGGAACCTGATCTCTTTGTGGACAAAGACAGTGCTGGTGCATTTCTACCAGATGACTGCCAATTGGATGCTTATCTTACAGTTTCATATATTGAAAAG GTTAACAGGAGTTTTGCATCAAAAGGAAGATATGCAGAATTTTATAATCAGCCAGTAAAATGTTTCATCAG GTCAAATAGTAATGGAGAGGTTAAAGCTATTGAAACTTTGAGTCATACATTACACAGTAAGAAGGGAATTATTGTTGCAGCTGGTTGTTGGACCGGTTGTTTGATGCAGGATTCGTTTAGAAATTGGGGAATGGAATTAGACGTTCCTGTAAGGCCCAGAAAG GGTCACCTACTTGTGCTTCAGAACTTTGATTACCTTCAATTGAATCATGGGTTGATGGAGGCAGGTTATGTTGATCATCCAACACTTTCTGATATAGAATCCTCTGAAGATGGACGATCTTTATCTGTTTCAATGACGGCAACCGTGGATGCAGCAGGAAATCTTCTCATTG GGAGTAGCCGTGAATTTGTTGGTTTCAGCACAGAATTGGATGAATCTGTTGTCAGATATATATGGAAGCGGGTTGCAGAATTCTTTCCCAAATTGGAATTGCTTTCCCTTTCTAATCTAAGTGCAAATAGAAAAGTCAGAATAGGATTACGACCCTACA TGCCTGATGGGAAGCCAATGATTGGGCCTGTGCCTGGCCTCTCAAATGTTTACCTTAGAATATATTTCACTTTCATCAAAATATTTGACTTGCATAACATTTACACTGCAGTGCCTGATGGGAAGCCAATGATTGGGCCTGTGCCTGGCCTCTCAAATGTTTACCTTGCCGCAGGACACGAAGGGGGAGGGCTTTCGATG